A stretch of Desulfurivibrio alkaliphilus AHT 2 DNA encodes these proteins:
- the nfi gene encoding deoxyribonuclease V (cleaves DNA at apurinic or apyrimidinic sites) — translation MKIPRPPHNWQVSPRRAAAIQQELARAVRQEQPAGELRLVAGVDAAFVTDPPACLAGVVLWDSASGTVLESHTARRPLLFPYVPGLLSFREAPAIIAALRRLRRTPDALLVDGQGLAHPRRFGIACHLGLLTGLPSVGCAKSRLIGSFQMPGEKRGDYSLLVDRQDTIGAVLRTRDHVRPLFISIGHAIDLDHAIELTLACGCGYRLPEPTRLADRLVASERSKTRIRSTIRRPDPA, via the coding sequence ATGAAAATACCCCGCCCACCCCATAACTGGCAGGTGTCGCCCCGGAGGGCGGCGGCCATTCAGCAGGAACTGGCCCGGGCGGTAAGGCAGGAACAACCCGCCGGGGAGCTGCGCCTGGTGGCCGGGGTGGACGCCGCCTTTGTCACTGACCCGCCGGCCTGTCTGGCCGGAGTGGTGCTGTGGGATAGCGCCAGCGGCACGGTGCTGGAAAGCCATACCGCCCGCCGACCGCTGCTCTTTCCCTATGTGCCCGGCCTGCTCAGTTTCCGCGAGGCACCGGCCATCATCGCCGCCCTGCGCCGCCTGCGCCGCACTCCCGACGCCTTGCTGGTGGACGGCCAGGGGCTGGCCCACCCCCGCCGCTTCGGCATTGCCTGCCACCTGGGGCTGCTCACCGGACTGCCCAGCGTGGGCTGCGCCAAAAGCCGGCTGATCGGCTCATTTCAAATGCCGGGGGAAAAACGGGGGGATTACTCGTTGCTGGTTGACCGGCAGGACACCATCGGTGCTGTGCTGCGCACCCGCGACCATGTACGGCCGCTGTTTATCAGTATTGGCCACGCCATCGACCTGGACCATGCCATCGAGTTGACCCTGGCCTGCGGCTGCGGCTACCGCCTGCCGGAACCCACCCGCCTGGCCGACCGGCTGGTGGCCTCCGAGCGGTCTAAAACCCGTATTCGCTCAACAATTCGTCGACCAGATCCTGCTTGA
- a CDS encoding precorrin-3B C(17)-methyltransferase, which produces MAQRDSGPGPGKLYLVGTGPGGPEHLTGAAIAAIGEADCIIGYHTYLELIPELLAGKEVISSEMMKEVQRCRRALELAEQGRKVALVSGGDPGIYAMAGLVFELVREGQAKRPADSELHPAGDTPGDTAVAPPAACLPVAIEVIPGIAALNACAARLGAPLMHDFAAVSLSDLLTPWETIAKRLQAVAAADFVTAIYNPRSKRRTEQIVQAREIFLAHRDPQTPVGIVTAATRPEEKIILTTLAEMPLEAIGMQSTVIIGNSQSYTWNELLITPRGYGRKYNLQPTA; this is translated from the coding sequence ATGGCGCAACGTGACTCTGGCCCTGGCCCGGGCAAACTTTACCTTGTCGGCACCGGCCCCGGCGGCCCGGAACACCTGACCGGGGCGGCCATCGCCGCCATTGGCGAGGCCGACTGCATCATCGGCTACCACACCTACCTGGAACTGATTCCGGAACTGCTGGCGGGCAAGGAGGTGATCTCCTCCGAGATGATGAAGGAGGTGCAACGCTGCCGCCGGGCCCTGGAGCTGGCCGAGCAGGGGCGCAAGGTGGCCCTGGTCTCCGGCGGCGACCCCGGCATCTACGCCATGGCCGGGCTGGTCTTCGAGCTGGTCCGCGAGGGACAGGCAAAACGGCCGGCGGACAGTGAACTCCATCCGGCCGGCGACACGCCCGGCGACACGGCAGTCGCCCCGCCGGCGGCTTGCCTGCCGGTGGCCATCGAGGTAATCCCCGGCATCGCCGCCCTTAACGCCTGCGCCGCCAGGCTGGGGGCGCCCCTGATGCACGACTTTGCCGCCGTCAGCCTGTCGGACCTGCTCACCCCCTGGGAGACCATCGCCAAACGATTGCAGGCCGTGGCCGCGGCCGATTTCGTCACCGCGATCTACAACCCCCGCTCCAAACGGCGCACCGAGCAGATCGTCCAGGCCCGGGAGATTTTTCTTGCCCATCGCGACCCGCAAACCCCGGTGGGCATTGTCACCGCCGCCACCCGGCCGGAGGAAAAGATCATCCTGACCACCCTGGCCGAGATGCCGCTGGAGGCCATCGGCATGCAGTCCACGGTGATCATCGGCAACTCGCAGAGCTACACCTGGAACGAGCTGCTGATTACCCCCCGGGGCTACGGCCGTAAATATAATTTGCAACCGACGGCATGA
- a CDS encoding cobalt-precorrin 5A hydrolase: MKIGVLAMTAGGRKLAARLAAELEGAELVPVDGGIKATLAGAWSRYQGLVCIMAAGIVVRAVAPLLRDKYHDPGLVVVDECGQHAISLLSGHRGGGNELARRVALLCRGQAVITTASEVLGLPALDLWAEDRQLVPATPEVMTRAAARLVNRGTLRVYSEETADELPAGLEPVAEPGAAELIISIHDHWPPGTLLLHPRCLVLGIGCNRGTPATELATAIDELLAAHRLAPAAIHNLASIDLKQDEPGLLELAASRRWPLVFYSKDELNQVAGLKPAPAVLKATGAGGVSEPAALLSSGNQQLMIRKQKWRNVTLALARANFTLSAPAPAARNT; the protein is encoded by the coding sequence ATGAAAATCGGTGTCTTGGCCATGACCGCCGGGGGGCGGAAGCTGGCGGCGCGGCTGGCGGCGGAGTTGGAGGGGGCCGAGCTGGTGCCGGTGGACGGCGGGATCAAGGCTACCCTGGCCGGGGCCTGGTCCCGTTACCAGGGCCTGGTCTGCATCATGGCCGCCGGTATCGTGGTGCGGGCCGTCGCCCCGCTTTTGCGGGACAAATACCATGACCCCGGCCTGGTGGTGGTGGATGAATGTGGGCAACATGCCATCAGCCTGCTCTCCGGCCATCGGGGTGGGGGCAACGAACTGGCCCGGCGGGTGGCCCTGCTCTGCCGGGGGCAGGCGGTGATCACCACCGCCTCCGAGGTGCTGGGCCTGCCCGCCCTGGACCTCTGGGCCGAGGACCGGCAACTGGTTCCCGCCACTCCGGAAGTGATGACCCGGGCCGCCGCCCGGCTGGTCAACCGGGGCACTCTGCGGGTTTACAGCGAGGAGACGGCGGACGAGCTGCCCGCCGGGCTGGAGCCGGTCGCCGAACCGGGGGCGGCGGAGCTGATCATCTCCATCCATGACCATTGGCCGCCGGGCACCCTGCTGCTGCATCCCCGCTGCCTGGTGCTGGGCATCGGCTGCAACCGGGGCACCCCCGCTACGGAACTGGCAACGGCCATCGACGAACTGCTGGCCGCCCACCGGCTGGCCCCGGCGGCCATCCATAACCTGGCCAGCATTGATCTGAAACAGGACGAACCGGGCCTGCTGGAACTGGCCGCAAGCCGCCGCTGGCCCCTGGTTTTTTACAGTAAAGACGAACTTAACCAAGTGGCCGGACTCAAGCCGGCGCCGGCGGTGCTCAAGGCCACCGGGGCCGGTGGGGTGTCTGAACCCGCCGCGCTGCTGAGCAGCGGCAACCAACAACTGATGATAAGGAAACAAAAATGGCGCAACGTGACTCTGGCCCTGGCCCGGGCAAACTTTACCTTGTCGGCACCGGCCCCGGCGGCCCGGAACACCTGA
- the arfB gene encoding alternative ribosome rescue aminoacyl-tRNA hydrolase ArfB — MRISRTLTIPETELAFTAIRAGGPGGQHVNKVSTAIQLFFDIRASSLPEPYKERLLALNDRRISADGVVVIKAVRHRSQEKNKEEARQRLRELIAAVTKEPKKRKPTRPTKAAKERRLAAKTRTAKIKGLRKPVSSND, encoded by the coding sequence ATGCGGATCAGCAGGACATTGACGATACCGGAGACAGAGCTGGCGTTTACCGCCATCCGGGCCGGCGGGCCGGGCGGGCAGCACGTCAACAAGGTCTCCACCGCCATCCAGCTTTTTTTTGATATCCGCGCCTCCTCCTTGCCGGAGCCATACAAGGAGCGGCTGCTGGCCCTCAACGACCGGCGGATCAGCGCCGACGGGGTGGTGGTGATCAAGGCGGTGCGCCACCGCAGCCAGGAGAAGAACAAGGAAGAGGCCCGCCAGCGTCTGCGCGAACTGATCGCGGCGGTCACCAAAGAGCCCAAGAAACGCAAACCCACCCGCCCCACCAAGGCCGCCAAGGAAAGAAGGCTGGCCGCCAAAACCCGCACCGCCAAAATCAAGGGACTGCGCAAGCCGGTCAGCTCCAATGATTAA
- a CDS encoding sensor domain-containing diguanylate cyclase yields the protein MHLKIYCRSWQGYQLLTIQDVTEEISLLRRSEIHKKELLAKNVLLEHSRRRNAAEQDFMAQLMDYLPDALLVVDETYRVERKNSEADKMFTSASSQCFTLVGRTAPCPDCPARHGFARAAGQKKSHEIDGRIVTEIFSAGPNRRGGLLLFRDNTRQVQLISQIREHREEIASKNQLLSLLVDFGTYLQQENDGQEVALYFLHSILPVLHQGAAAILVHNTRPGVLWISQQRGIEATDFERIRRSCLTREFSQEQSALLPSPVLPWSTGTQLPLAGSTGRRIGLVILEGDLDEKEKDMLKLVLEPLGAYFQNQILLRQLEDEANTDGLTGLFNRSYLNKALEEEQAKFNDHGTPYSLVLADVNQLKKLNDEHGHEAGDRLIVAVAQELKTSLRPTDIVARTGGDEFVLLMANCPEVDAGHFVQRLKIQVFRNRQLELDTGEKFPITLSLGWAGIDACGGEENSAILLKEADKRMYADKQQFYQEQRRYR from the coding sequence ATGCATCTCAAGATATACTGCCGGTCGTGGCAGGGATATCAACTGTTGACCATCCAGGATGTGACGGAAGAAATCAGCCTGCTCCGGCGCTCGGAGATTCATAAAAAAGAGCTGCTGGCCAAAAATGTGCTGCTGGAGCACAGCCGGCGGCGCAATGCCGCCGAGCAGGATTTTATGGCCCAGTTGATGGACTACTTGCCGGATGCCCTTCTGGTGGTTGACGAAACCTACCGGGTTGAGCGGAAAAACAGTGAGGCGGACAAGATGTTTACCTCCGCTAGCTCCCAATGTTTCACCCTGGTGGGCCGGACCGCGCCATGCCCGGATTGCCCGGCCCGACACGGCTTTGCCCGGGCCGCCGGGCAGAAAAAGAGTCACGAGATAGACGGCCGGATTGTTACCGAAATCTTTTCCGCCGGGCCCAACAGGCGGGGCGGGTTGTTGCTCTTTCGCGACAACACCCGGCAGGTGCAACTGATCAGCCAGATCCGCGAACATCGCGAGGAAATCGCCAGCAAGAATCAACTGCTTTCACTGCTGGTGGATTTCGGCACCTATCTGCAACAGGAAAATGACGGCCAGGAAGTGGCGCTCTACTTTCTGCACTCCATTTTGCCGGTGCTGCACCAAGGGGCGGCGGCCATCCTGGTGCACAATACCCGCCCGGGGGTGCTCTGGATTAGCCAGCAACGGGGAATCGAGGCGACCGATTTCGAGCGGATCAGGAGGTCCTGTCTTACCCGGGAGTTTTCTCAGGAGCAATCGGCTCTGCTCCCCTCCCCGGTGCTTCCCTGGTCCACCGGGACCCAGTTGCCGCTGGCGGGGTCCACCGGCCGGCGGATCGGTCTGGTTATTTTGGAGGGCGATCTGGACGAGAAAGAAAAAGATATGCTCAAGCTGGTCCTTGAGCCCCTGGGGGCATATTTCCAAAACCAGATCCTGTTGCGGCAACTGGAAGATGAAGCCAACACCGACGGGCTTACCGGGCTGTTTAACCGCAGCTACCTCAACAAGGCCCTGGAGGAGGAGCAGGCCAAGTTCAACGACCACGGCACCCCTTACTCATTGGTGCTGGCAGATGTGAACCAGCTTAAAAAGCTTAACGATGAACATGGCCATGAGGCCGGCGACCGGCTGATCGTTGCCGTGGCGCAGGAACTGAAAACAAGCCTGCGCCCCACCGATATTGTGGCCAGGACCGGGGGGGATGAGTTTGTGCTGTTGATGGCCAACTGCCCGGAGGTCGATGCCGGCCATTTTGTGCAGCGCCTGAAAATTCAGGTTTTCCGTAACCGGCAGCTGGAGCTGGACACTGGGGAGAAATTTCCCATTACCCTTAGCCTGGGCTGGGCCGGCATCGACGCTTGTGGCGGCGAGGAAAACAGCGCGATCTTGCTCAAGGAAGCGGATAAACGGATGTATGCCGACAAACAGCAGTTTTACCAGGAACAACGACGTTATCGTTAA
- a CDS encoding cobyric acid synthase, whose product MTTMFPVNHDHKKGNSRRAAAIMLQGTGSDAGKSVMAAALCRILLQDGLRVAPFKAQNMSLNSFVTHDGLEMGRAQVVQAQAARLDPDVRMNPVLLKPSSEVGSQVIVNGQPVGNMKVAEYVAYKPQAAAAACRAYDELASEYDVIVLEGAGSPGEINLKSHDIVNMEMARYAQAPVLLVGDIERGGVFASLVGHFELMEPWERELLAGYLVNRFRGDATLLDPALEFMLSRTGRPVLGVVPYLDDLGLPQEDSVSFKQGLYSRKKTGPTDLRLAVIDLPHISNFTDLEPFLAEPDVAISLVRRPEELGEADALILPGSKNVIADLDFIKRTGLDGAIKAGAAAGNCEIIGICGGLQMLGRTIADPLGLENATGHVSGLALLPLETTLAPNKTLVQRRFTHLASGLEVHGYEIHHGQSRVEGAPALRDGATPEGACSPNGRIWGSYLHGIFDADHFRRWFIDRLRRRRGLPPLVAIQAPYDLEPAFDRLAATVRQSIDMKQIYRLLDGRNG is encoded by the coding sequence ATGACCACCATGTTCCCTGTCAACCACGACCATAAAAAGGGCAACTCCCGCCGGGCCGCCGCCATCATGCTCCAGGGCACCGGCTCCGATGCCGGCAAGTCGGTGATGGCCGCCGCCCTGTGCCGCATCCTGCTCCAGGACGGCCTGCGGGTGGCGCCGTTCAAGGCCCAGAACATGTCGCTCAACTCCTTTGTCACCCATGACGGCCTGGAAATGGGCCGGGCCCAGGTGGTCCAGGCCCAGGCGGCCAGGCTCGACCCCGACGTGCGGATGAACCCGGTGCTGCTCAAACCCTCCAGCGAGGTGGGCAGCCAGGTGATCGTTAACGGCCAACCGGTGGGCAACATGAAGGTGGCCGAATACGTGGCCTACAAGCCCCAAGCGGCGGCCGCCGCCTGCCGGGCTTACGACGAACTGGCCTCGGAGTACGACGTCATCGTGCTGGAAGGGGCCGGCAGCCCCGGCGAGATCAACCTCAAAAGCCATGATATCGTCAACATGGAGATGGCCCGCTACGCCCAAGCGCCGGTGCTGCTGGTGGGCGACATCGAGCGGGGCGGGGTGTTTGCCTCGCTGGTCGGCCATTTTGAATTGATGGAGCCCTGGGAGCGGGAGTTGCTGGCCGGTTACCTGGTCAACCGTTTTCGCGGCGATGCCACCCTGCTGGACCCGGCCCTGGAGTTTATGCTCAGCCGCACCGGCCGGCCGGTGTTGGGGGTGGTGCCCTATCTCGATGATCTCGGCCTGCCCCAGGAGGATTCGGTGAGCTTCAAGCAGGGGCTTTACAGCCGTAAAAAAACCGGGCCTACCGATCTGCGCCTGGCGGTGATCGACCTGCCCCATATCTCCAACTTCACCGACCTGGAACCCTTCCTGGCCGAGCCGGACGTGGCCATCAGCCTGGTGAGGCGGCCCGAGGAACTGGGTGAGGCGGACGCCCTCATCCTGCCGGGCAGCAAGAACGTCATCGCCGACCTGGACTTCATCAAGCGCACCGGCCTGGACGGCGCCATCAAGGCAGGGGCGGCGGCGGGCAACTGCGAGATCATCGGTATCTGCGGCGGCTTACAAATGCTGGGCCGGACCATCGCCGATCCCCTGGGCCTGGAAAACGCCACCGGCCATGTCAGCGGCCTGGCCCTGCTGCCTCTCGAAACCACCTTGGCCCCGAACAAAACCCTGGTCCAGCGGCGCTTTACCCACCTGGCCTCGGGCCTTGAGGTTCACGGCTACGAGATCCACCACGGCCAGAGCCGGGTGGAGGGAGCCCCGGCCCTGCGGGACGGCGCCACCCCGGAAGGCGCTTGCTCGCCCAACGGCCGAATCTGGGGCAGCTACCTGCACGGCATCTTCGACGCCGACCACTTCCGCCGCTGGTTCATAGACCGTCTCCGGCGGCGGCGGGGCCTGCCCCCGCTGGTGGCAATCCAGGCCCCCTACGACCTGGAACCGGCCTTCGACCGCCTGGCCGCCACCGTCCGCCAGTCCATCGACATGAAGCAAATTTACCGCCTGCTGGATGGGAGGAACGGATGA
- the cobM gene encoding precorrin-4 C(11)-methyltransferase: MNNSTNIIHFVGAGPGDPELITVKGRRLLAEAELIVYTGSLVPETLLVGLTAEIHNSAGLTLDEVITLLAEGWRRGRRVVRLHTGDPAIYGAIGEQMARLGELDIPWRVVPGVSSVTAAAAALSAELTLPEVSQSVIITRRGGRTPVPEREQLPALAACQATMTILLSAGMMNEVTTDLLAGGYPPETPAAVVANASQPEERIVRGTLADIADKAQAAGITKTAIIVVGKVLTAGAPPVMSKLYDPDFSHGYR, from the coding sequence GTGAATAACTCCACCAACATCATCCATTTTGTCGGCGCCGGGCCCGGTGATCCCGAGCTGATCACCGTCAAGGGCCGGCGGCTGCTGGCCGAAGCCGAACTGATCGTCTATACCGGCAGCCTGGTGCCGGAAACCCTGCTGGTCGGCCTGACGGCGGAGATCCACAACTCCGCCGGGTTGACCCTGGATGAGGTGATAACGCTGCTGGCCGAAGGCTGGCGGCGGGGTCGGCGGGTGGTGCGGCTGCATACCGGGGATCCGGCCATTTACGGGGCCATCGGTGAGCAGATGGCCCGGCTGGGCGAGCTTGACATTCCCTGGCGGGTGGTGCCGGGGGTCAGTTCGGTCACCGCTGCCGCCGCCGCGCTCAGCGCCGAGTTGACCCTGCCGGAGGTGAGCCAGAGCGTGATCATCACCCGCCGGGGCGGCCGCACCCCGGTGCCGGAGCGGGAACAACTCCCCGCCCTGGCCGCCTGCCAGGCCACCATGACCATTTTGCTGAGTGCCGGCATGATGAACGAGGTTACCACCGATCTGCTGGCCGGCGGCTATCCCCCCGAAACCCCGGCGGCGGTGGTGGCCAACGCCAGCCAGCCGGAGGAGCGCATCGTCCGAGGCACCCTGGCCGACATTGCCGACAAGGCACAGGCGGCGGGGATTACCAAAACGGCGATCATCGTGGTGGGCAAGGTGCTGACGGCGGGCGCGCCGCCGGTGATGTCCAAATTATATGACCCTGATTTCTCCCACGGTTACCGGTAG
- the cobI gene encoding precorrin-2 C(20)-methyltransferase: MVGTLHVVGVGPGDPELLTMKAVRLLKEAAVWLVPKANREGDSTALNILAQVVDPAGKEVLAHHFPMLKIRMNQPPAPEVAAAWRAAAELVRERLAAGQDVVFPTLGDPAIYSTGFYLCETLLELAPQARVEIIPGVSAMGSAAASIRQPLCLGDDRLAVLPATFENGRLRETLENFETVVLMKVHRVMDRLVPLLAEMRLLDKAVLVEKSGQEGELISRDLKAAGRREMHYFSTIIIRK, translated from the coding sequence ATGGTCGGCACCCTCCATGTGGTCGGGGTAGGTCCTGGCGACCCGGAACTGCTGACCATGAAGGCCGTCCGACTGCTTAAAGAAGCAGCGGTCTGGCTGGTGCCTAAAGCAAACCGGGAGGGCGACAGCACCGCCCTCAATATTCTGGCCCAAGTGGTGGACCCCGCCGGTAAAGAGGTGCTGGCCCACCACTTCCCCATGCTCAAGATCCGCATGAACCAGCCCCCGGCCCCGGAAGTGGCCGCGGCCTGGCGGGCGGCGGCGGAGCTGGTGCGGGAACGGCTGGCGGCCGGGCAGGATGTGGTCTTTCCCACCCTGGGCGATCCCGCCATCTACAGCACCGGCTTTTATCTTTGCGAAACCCTGCTGGAACTGGCCCCCCAGGCCAGGGTGGAGATCATCCCCGGGGTTTCGGCCATGGGCTCGGCGGCGGCCTCCATCCGGCAACCTCTCTGCCTGGGCGACGACCGCCTGGCGGTGCTCCCGGCCACCTTTGAAAACGGCCGCCTGCGGGAAACCCTGGAAAACTTTGAAACCGTGGTGCTGATGAAGGTCCACCGGGTGATGGACCGGCTGGTCCCCCTGCTGGCGGAAATGCGGCTATTGGACAAGGCGGTGCTGGTGGAAAAATCCGGCCAGGAGGGCGAGCTGATCAGCCGCGACCTGAAGGCCGCCGGCCGGCGGGAGATGCACTATTTTTCCACTATCATCATCAGAAAATAA
- the cbiB gene encoding adenosylcobinamide-phosphate synthase CbiB — MTFPPLLITLAFCIDALVGDPPRLPHPVRLIGAVIARLEALLRRLGNLRLAGVLLAVMVPLGAGAAGLALTYLAAGRGGWAGLLAALLVLYLTAATISARELLLRVREVLACEDLPRARELLSHIVGRDTAALDADGVRRAALETLAENASDGIVAPLFYLGLGGLPLALAYKAVNTLDSMVGYKNEKYAELGRASAKLDDLANYLPARLTGLLIIVAVWLLDHGRPGRAAAAWRIMRRDGRNHASPNSGIPEAALAGALGIQLGGPTSYFGQLKDKPFIGDNRHQLRAAGQEARTIIRLTALLALLAAILLAGAGEALSW; from the coding sequence TTGACCTTTCCCCCTCTGCTCATCACCTTGGCCTTTTGCATCGACGCTCTGGTCGGTGACCCGCCGCGGCTGCCCCACCCGGTGCGGCTGATTGGCGCCGTTATTGCGCGACTGGAAGCGTTGCTGCGGCGGCTGGGCAATTTGCGGCTGGCCGGGGTGTTGCTGGCGGTGATGGTGCCCCTGGGGGCCGGGGCGGCGGGGCTGGCCCTCACTTATCTGGCGGCCGGCCGCGGCGGCTGGGCGGGGCTGCTGGCGGCTTTGCTGGTGCTTTATTTAACCGCCGCCACCATCTCGGCCCGGGAGTTGCTGCTGCGGGTGCGGGAGGTGCTGGCCTGCGAGGATCTGCCGCGAGCCCGGGAATTGCTCAGCCATATCGTGGGGCGGGACACTGCCGCCCTGGATGCCGACGGGGTGCGGCGGGCGGCCCTGGAAACTTTGGCGGAAAACGCCTCCGACGGCATTGTCGCGCCGCTTTTCTACCTGGGGCTGGGGGGACTGCCCCTGGCCCTGGCCTACAAGGCGGTCAACACCCTGGATTCCATGGTGGGGTATAAAAATGAAAAATACGCCGAGCTGGGCCGGGCCTCGGCCAAGCTTGACGACCTGGCCAACTATCTGCCGGCCCGGCTCACCGGCCTGCTGATCATTGTCGCCGTCTGGCTGCTGGACCATGGCCGACCGGGGCGGGCGGCGGCGGCCTGGCGGATCATGCGCCGGGACGGCCGCAACCACGCCAGCCCCAACAGCGGTATCCCGGAAGCGGCCCTGGCCGGCGCCCTGGGGATTCAGTTGGGCGGCCCGACCAGTTATTTCGGCCAGCTCAAGGACAAACCCTTTATCGGCGACAACCGGCATCAACTGCGCGCCGCCGGCCAGGAGGCCAGGACCATCATCCGCCTCACCGCCCTGCTGGCCCTGCTGGCGGCAATCCTGCTGGCCGGTGCCGGTGAGGCTCTGAGTTGGTAA
- the cobD gene encoding threonine-phosphate decarboxylase CobD: MSATTPHGGNLRQLAAQAGRPAEELLDFSASINPLGMPPAARRAIIDHIDRLGHYPDPLAGELVTAIAEAYRVNSELLLAGNGSTELIYLALRVLKPRQVLLTAPGFGEYERAARLAGAEIKWLRLSKKNELRIDPAAFIAAMADCDLALLCNPNNPTGHALSRPEVAAIAEAAKTHRCYLLLDEAFADFCPEVSLLGHFYNTHLLILRSLTKFFALPGLRLGFLLLPRSLRRAFLAHKEPWSVNTLAEAAAVAALADEEFAQRSRRFMAEERPWLAGELARRTGARVYPAAANYLLLETPQAQELLTGLLQQGIALRDCSNFRGLNANFLRTAIRSRQENQRLLAALATIL; the protein is encoded by the coding sequence ATGTCAGCAACCACCCCCCACGGCGGCAACCTGCGCCAACTGGCCGCCCAAGCGGGACGCCCGGCAGAGGAACTGCTGGACTTCAGTGCCTCCATCAATCCCCTGGGGATGCCGCCGGCGGCCCGCCGGGCGATCATCGACCACATCGACCGGCTGGGCCATTACCCCGACCCCCTGGCCGGAGAACTGGTCACTGCCATTGCCGAGGCCTACCGAGTCAACTCTGAACTGCTGCTGGCCGGCAACGGCAGCACCGAGCTGATCTACCTGGCCCTGCGGGTGCTCAAGCCACGCCAAGTTCTGCTGACCGCCCCGGGCTTTGGCGAATATGAACGGGCCGCCCGGCTGGCCGGGGCCGAAATCAAGTGGCTGCGGTTGAGCAAAAAAAATGAGTTGCGCATCGACCCGGCGGCCTTCATCGCCGCCATGGCCGACTGCGACCTGGCCCTGCTCTGCAACCCCAACAACCCCACCGGCCACGCCTTAAGCCGCCCCGAAGTGGCGGCCATCGCCGAGGCGGCCAAAACCCATCGCTGCTACTTGCTGCTGGACGAGGCCTTTGCCGACTTCTGCCCGGAAGTTTCCCTGCTGGGCCACTTCTACAACACCCACCTGCTGATCCTGCGCTCCCTGACCAAATTCTTCGCCCTGCCCGGCCTGCGGCTGGGCTTTCTGCTGCTGCCCCGTTCACTGCGCCGCGCTTTCCTGGCCCACAAGGAACCCTGGAGCGTCAACACCCTGGCCGAAGCGGCCGCCGTCGCCGCCCTGGCCGATGAAGAGTTTGCCCAACGCAGCCGCCGCTTTATGGCCGAGGAACGCCCCTGGCTGGCCGGCGAACTGGCACGGCGCACCGGCGCCAGGGTCTACCCCGCCGCCGCCAACTACCTGCTGCTGGAAACCCCGCAGGCCCAGGAACTACTAACCGGCCTGCTGCAACAGGGCATAGCCCTGCGCGACTGCAGCAACTTCCGCGGCCTCAATGCCAATTTCCTGCGCACCGCAATCCGCAGCCGCCAAGAAAACCAACGCCTGCTGGCAGCCCTGGCCACCATCTTGTAA